Proteins found in one Vallitalea guaymasensis genomic segment:
- a CDS encoding GTP-binding protein, with protein sequence MTKIYLITGFLGSGKTSFLQNVLDSEEAKSGVLMNEFGSISIDSSVVSRKDMDMIELTNGSIFCSCLKDNFIESLRALLEKKLDNIYIESSGLADPANMLTIIDLLKKQCSNNFSYEGAICIVDGLHFMKEIDMMVSVENQIKHSKIILINKMDLISSKTADEIKARIRSINDKALIYEITHGRIDFESLKFSSVINDQIGETSNTTENKPKTIIMKLKDNNIELDEIIKVLNNLKEFCYRIKGFVTVNDITYKIDTVNEKLDVIEYESKGLDDMTLVFISKIGVGIVSKILASTKETLKDKIEIIS encoded by the coding sequence ATGACAAAAATATATCTCATAACAGGATTTTTAGGTTCTGGTAAAACAAGTTTTCTGCAAAATGTTTTAGATTCCGAAGAAGCTAAATCAGGTGTTTTAATGAATGAATTCGGTTCTATTAGTATAGACAGCTCTGTAGTAAGCAGAAAAGATATGGATATGATAGAGCTTACTAACGGCTCAATATTTTGTAGTTGTCTAAAAGATAATTTCATAGAAAGTCTTAGAGCTCTTTTAGAAAAAAAACTGGACAATATCTATATTGAAAGCTCTGGGTTAGCAGATCCTGCCAATATGTTAACTATAATTGACCTATTAAAAAAACAATGTAGTAATAATTTTTCCTATGAAGGAGCTATTTGCATAGTAGATGGTTTGCATTTCATGAAAGAAATAGATATGATGGTCAGCGTAGAAAACCAAATCAAACATAGTAAAATCATTTTGATTAATAAAATGGACTTGATAAGTTCAAAAACAGCCGATGAAATAAAAGCTAGGATACGTTCAATCAATGACAAAGCTTTAATCTATGAGATAACTCATGGTAGAATTGATTTTGAATCACTGAAATTTTCATCTGTCATTAATGATCAAATTGGTGAAACTTCAAATACAACTGAAAACAAGCCTAAGACCATAATAATGAAATTGAAAGATAACAATATAGAACTCGACGAAATAATCAAAGTTCTTAATAATCTAAAAGAATTCTGTTACCGGATTAAAGGGTTTGTAACTGTTAATGATATTACTTATAAGATTGATACGGTAAATGAAAAATTAGATGTTATTGAATATGAATCCAAGGGGTTAGATGATATGACATTAGTATTCATATCAAAAATTGGTGTTGGTATTGTTTCTAAGATATTGGCATCTACTAAAGAAACTCTAAAAGATAAGATTGAGATTATTTCTTAA
- a CDS encoding carbohydrate-binding protein produces MKKTVKLLMSISLCMCMIMTLFTFNIYAAADGNVKLNYASAKQERDCGVLKGWYTQGEISVKDLGDNKNVVVHYTTDGSTWEDVTATYLKTATDGYDIYTFKTPLCPWNGFYYYNYNCQFAIKYEVNGQTYWDNNNGQDYSVNDSNM; encoded by the coding sequence ATGAAAAAAACAGTAAAATTATTAATGAGTATTAGTTTATGCATGTGTATGATAATGACTCTATTTACATTTAACATTTATGCAGCAGCTGATGGTAATGTAAAGCTTAATTATGCAAGTGCAAAGCAAGAACGTGATTGTGGAGTATTAAAAGGATGGTATACTCAAGGTGAAATCTCAGTGAAAGATTTAGGCGATAACAAAAATGTAGTAGTACATTATACTACTGATGGAAGTACATGGGAAGATGTAACTGCCACATATTTAAAAACAGCAACAGATGGATATGATATCTATACTTTCAAAACACCTTTATGCCCTTGGAATGGATTTTACTATTATAACTATAACTGTCAATTCGCTATTAAATATGAAGTAAATGGACAAACATATTGGGATAATAATAATGGACAAGATTATTCAGTGAATGATTCAAATATGTAA
- a CDS encoding carbohydrate-binding protein — translation MKKTVKLLMSICLSLAMMMSFFSFNIQAADDDNVDLYYAKINTVVDHGVLQGWNVVGKIAVKNLAYRKNVVVHYTYDNKTWNDVYASYLKTSTDGYEIWTFETPLQPSNDFYYEYNCQFAIKYEVNGQTYWDNNNTKDYLLKGFNLRSLQGDVLNKCQLLVDDCYYINGLNGTIIFQDYNPTKVVTVRYTTDNWKTYKDIKAYKHPLDIYNNLETWTFKIPEIADKYEFAIMCQVNGNTFWDNNFDKNYVYTR, via the coding sequence ATGAAAAAAACAGTAAAATTATTAATGAGCATATGTTTAAGTTTAGCAATGATGATGAGTTTTTTTAGTTTTAATATTCAAGCAGCTGACGATGATAATGTAGATTTATATTACGCAAAAATAAATACAGTTGTAGATCATGGGGTATTACAAGGATGGAATGTGGTAGGTAAAATTGCTGTAAAAAATTTAGCGTATCGTAAAAATGTAGTAGTTCACTATACATATGATAATAAAACATGGAATGATGTATATGCCAGTTATTTAAAAACTTCTACAGATGGATATGAAATCTGGACTTTTGAAACACCATTACAGCCATCAAACGATTTCTATTATGAGTATAATTGTCAATTCGCAATTAAATATGAAGTGAATGGACAGACATATTGGGATAATAATAATACAAAAGATTATTTATTAAAAGGTTTTAATCTAAGAAGTTTGCAAGGGGATGTATTGAATAAGTGTCAATTATTAGTTGATGATTGCTATTATATAAATGGATTAAATGGAACAATAATATTCCAAGATTATAATCCAACTAAAGTGGTAACAGTAAGATATACAACAGATAATTGGAAGACATATAAAGATATCAAAGCGTACAAACATCCATTGGATATATATAATAATTTGGAAACTTGGACATTTAAAATTCCTGAAATAGCTGATAAATATGAATTTGCAATTATGTGTCAAGTGAACGGAAATACTTTCTGGGATAATAATTTTGATAAAAATTACGTTTACACTAGATAA
- a CDS encoding carbohydrate-binding protein → MKKTVKLLMSVCLSLAMMMSICSFNIQAADDDNVDLYYANINSVYDHGVLQGWNIQGKIAVKNLAYQKNVVVHYTYDDETWKDVSASYEKTSNDGYEIWTFETPMQPSNKYYYRYNCKFAIKYEVNGQTYWDNNETKDYSFKGLNLTNKQDYQLNKCQMLVDRCYYRCGLNGTIMFQDFNPDKEVTVRYTTDNWETYKDIKAYKHPLYKPYKNMETWIFRIPERADKYEFAIMCEVNGNTFWDNNFDKNYVYTR, encoded by the coding sequence ATGAAAAAAACAGTAAAATTATTAATGAGCGTATGTTTAAGTTTAGCAATGATGATGAGTATTTGTAGTTTTAACATTCAAGCAGCTGACGATGATAATGTAGATTTATATTATGCAAATATAAATAGTGTTTATGATCATGGGGTGTTACAGGGATGGAACATTCAAGGTAAAATTGCTGTAAAGAATCTGGCATATCAAAAAAATGTAGTAGTCCATTATACATATGATGATGAAACATGGAAAGATGTATCTGCTAGTTATGAGAAAACTTCAAATGACGGATATGAAATCTGGACTTTTGAAACACCTATGCAGCCATCAAACAAGTATTATTATAGATACAATTGTAAATTTGCAATTAAATATGAAGTAAATGGACAAACATATTGGGATAATAATGAAACAAAGGATTATTCTTTTAAAGGTCTTAATCTAACTAATAAACAGGATTATCAATTAAATAAGTGCCAAATGCTAGTTGATAGATGCTATTATAGATGCGGATTAAATGGAACAATAATGTTCCAAGATTTTAATCCAGATAAAGAAGTAACTGTTAGATATACAACTGACAACTGGGAAACATATAAAGATATCAAAGCTTACAAACATCCATTGTATAAACCATATAAAAATATGGAAACATGGATATTCAGAATTCCTGAAAGAGCTGATAAATACGAATTTGCAATCATGTGTGAAGTGAATGGAAATACTTTCTGGGATAATAACTTCGATAAAAATTATGTTTACACTAGATAA